One Streptomyces umbrinus genomic window, GTGAAGACGGACTTCCAGGATTACGTGGCCTTTTGGGAGAAGTTCCAGACGCAGGCCGCGGGCGGAAATCCCCCGGACGTATTCCAGAACGCGGTGGCATATCTGCGGAAGTACGACAAGAGAAGTGTTCTCCTCGATCTCAAGTCCCAAGTGGACGCGGGAAATCTGAGCCTCAAGAACTTCCGCGCCGGAGTCGAGAAGGTCGGCGAGGTCGACGGAAAGCTGCTCGGTATACCCGTCGGTTCCAACACGATGTCACTCGTCCTTGACGAGAAGGTCTTCGAGAAGGCCGGGATCAAGCCCGAGGAAGGGTGGACCTGGGACGAGTACTTCGCCGCCCTCAAGAAGATCCACGACAGCCAGAAGGTGGCGGGGGACACCGGCTACTTCGGGATCATGTACCTCTACGACCTCTATCTGCGCCAGAACGGCAAGGCGTTCTTCACGGAGGACGGTCTCGGATTCGACGAGGCCGACCTGACGGAGTGGTGGCAGGACGGCTACAACCGCGTCAAGGCGGGGATCATCACCGACCCGAAGAAGGTCGAGCAGAACAAGCCCAAGTCCTCCCTGGCCTCCGGCGACGCGGCGTCCGAGTTCACCTGGGACAACTTCACCGTGCGCTACGCCACCGAGGGCGACAGCACGTACGGGCTCGCGCCGATCCCGACGACCGACGGCAAGCAGACCGGCCAGTACCTCTCCTCGCTCATGCTGAGCGGCTCCGCCCGGACCAAGCACCCCAAGGAGGTCGCGCAGTTCATCGACTTCATGGTGCACGACCCCGAGGTCGGCAAGATCATGGGCTACGACCGCGGCATCCTCGCCACCACCGAGCAGTTCGACGCGTACAAGCCGACCGACGCCCCGAACCAGGCGATCGCCAAGTACGAGGAGGACGTCGCGGCGGCCGGGGTCCTCGGGACGATCACTCCGCACCCGGCGGGCGCCGACACCGTCGAAGCCGCGTTCCTGCGCATCGCCGGTGACCTGTCCCAGGGCAAGACCAAGGTCTCCGACGCGGTGAAGCAGTTCTTCTCCGAGGCCGAGACCGCGCTTGCCGCCTGATGGGAACAGCAGTGACGACGCTCATCAAGGACTCTCCGCCGGATACCCCTCAGGCGCGTCCCGGTCCCCCCGCCGCCGTCAAGCGGCGGGGCCGCCGGGAGAATCTGGCCGGCTACCTCTTCATGTCCCCGTGGATCGCGGGCTTTCTGCTGCTGACCGCGGGGCCGATGGCCGCCTCGCTCTATTTCGCGTTCACCGACTACAACCTCTTCGACTCCCCGAAGTGGATCGGCCTCGACAACTTCACCAAGATGCTCGACGATCCGCGCTGGCAGAAGTCGGTGGAGGTGACGGCGAAGTACGTCGTCATCGGCACCCCGCTGAAGCTGCTGCTCGCGCTGGGCGTCGCCCTGCTGCTCGCGCAGAGCCGCCGCGGGCAGGCCTTCTACCGCGCCGCGTTCTACGCCCCGTCGCTGATCGGCGCGAGCGTCTCCGTCGGCTTCGTGTGGCGCGCGCTGTTCTCCGACGACGCCGTCGTGGACCGTACGCAGTCGTTCTTCGGCTGGGACGTGGGCGGCTGGGTCGGCAACCCGGACTGGGTGCTCTACAGCCTGGTGGCGCTCACCGTCTGGCAGTTCGGGGCGCCCATGGTGATCTTCCTCGCCGGGCTCAAGCAGGTGCCCAAGGAGCTGTACGAGGCGGCCGAGGTGGACGGCGCCGGGCCGTTCAAGCGGTTCTGGAGCATCACCCTGCCGATGATCTCGCCGGTGCTGTTCTTCAACGTCCTGCTGGAGACCATCCACTCCTTCCAGATCTTCGGCTCGGCGTACGTCGTCTCCAACGCCACCTGCGGACCGGCCGACTCCACGCTCGTCTACACCTGTTACCTGTACCAGAAGGGCTTCAAGGAGGCCCAGATGGGCTTCGCCTCCGCGATGGCCTGGATGCTGCTGCTTGCCGTGGCGCTGGTGACGGCGGTCCTCTTCTGGTCCCAGAAGCGGTGGGTGCACTACGAGGAGGCCTCCCGATGAGCACCACCACGACTCCGACCACGACCCCGACCGCCCCGCGCAGGTCGCTGGACCTCGGGCGCAGGCGGACCGGGTCGCTCGCCTGGCACCTCGGCGCCCTGCTGGTCCTCGCGGTCGTCCTCTATCCCGTCATCTGGGTCCTCGGCGCCTCGTTCAAGCCCAGCCGGGAGATCATCGGCAGTCTGCAGCTCTTCCCGACCAGCCCGATCCTCCAGAACTTCAAGGGGCTCGCCGACGGCATCGCGGACATCTCGATCGCCACGTTCTTCGAGAACTCCCTCTTCTACGCGCTCGGCTCCGTCGTCGGCATCCTGATCTCCTGCTCGCTGACGGCGTACGCCTTCGCCCGCATCCGGTTCGCCGGGCGCAACGTGATGTTCTCGCTGATGATCGGCACGCTGCTGCTGCCGTACCACGTGCTGCTCATCCCGCAGTACGTGATGTTCCAGAAGATGGAGCTCATCAACACCTATGTACCGCTGCTGATCGGCAAGTACCTGGCCACCGAGGCGTTCTTCGTCTTCCTCATGGTGCAGTTCATGCGGAACCTGCCGAAGGAGCTGGACGAGGCGGCGCGGCTCGACGGCTGCGGGCATCTGCGGATCTACTGGTCGATCGTGCTGCCGCTCTGCCGTCCGGCGCTCATCACCAGCGCGATCTTCACCTTCATCAACGCCTGGAACGACTTCATGGGCCCGCTGATCTACCTCAACGAGCCCGGCAAGTACACCGTCTCGCTGGGCATGATGATGTTCCGCGACCAGGAGGGCGTCGCCAACTACGGCGGCATGATCGCCATGTCGCTGGTGGCGCTGCTGCCCGTGCTGGCCTTCTTCCTCGCCTTCCAGCGGTACCTGATCGACGGCATGGCGACCTCCGGGCTGAAGGGCTGAGCCGGTCATGACCCAGACGCGCACCAAGGCACGTACGGCCGCCGCTCCCAGGCGTGAATCGGCCTTCGCCGAGCGGTTCGCACTGTTCGCCGAATGTCTGCTCACCGGGGTGTGGATCGCGGTGGCCTCGCTGCCGGTGGTCACCTATCCCGCCGCGTTCGCCGCCGGATCCCGGCATCTTCGACGGCGCACGGCCCATCTGGGCGGCGGCTGGCGGGAGTTCGTCGCGGACTACCGGTCGGCCCTGCGCGGCGGGTGGATCGCGGGACTCACCGGGTGGGCCGCGGCCCTCGCGGTGTGGGTCGACGTCCAGGCCGTGCGTGCCGGGATTCCGGGCGGCCCGGTCGTCGGGGCCGTCGGTCTGTTCGCCCTGATCGGGCTGGTCGTCGCGGGGCTGCGCGCGGCGGCGGTCTGGGAGCCCGGCGCGTCCTGGCGGGAACTGCTCGGGGCCGCAGGGCGCCGTACCGTCCTCGACCCCGCCGGGTCGTTCCTGCTGGTCGGCGGAGTGGCCGTGGTGGCCTGCTCCGCCTGGGTCGTCCTGCCGCTGGCGGTCCCCGTGCTGGGGGCCGTCGCGGCGGCGGCGCTCGCCGTGGAGGAGCGCGGCCGGCACCGCTGAGCGATCGTCCAACAACACCCATCACGCGTACACAAGGTCGGCGCCCGTCGCCGCGCCTCTCTCTGTCATGCCCCTGACTTCCCCGCACGGAAAGGAATGGCTGCATCTCATGTCTCCCATCCCCCGTAGGTCCCTCCTCAAGGCGGCCGCCGTCGCCGGAGCCGCCGCCCAGTTCAGCTGGGCCCTGGGCGCGCAGGAGGCGCAGGCCGCGCCGAGAGCCGAGGCCGCCGACGCGGACCCGGTGACCCTGGACTGGCTGGAGGACGGCGGCCTCGGCGCCGCCCCCGGCTCGACCGTGGGCGTGCCCTGGCCGAAGGGCGCGTACGAGAAGGAGCAGACGTTCGCGCTGACCGACGGCGACGGCAAGGAGGTGCCCGTCCAGTCCTGGCCGATCGGCTACTGGCCGGACGGCTCCCTGAAGTGGACGGCGCACGCGGTCGGGCCGGGGGCGGGGAGCGGCAGGCTCACGCTCGCCGCGGGGTCGCCCGCCGCGCCCGCGAAGAAGGTGACCGTCGACAAGCGCGGCGGCTCCATCGACGTGTCCACCGGTGTCATCACCGCGAGGATCGGCAAGAGCGGCTCCACGCTGGTGAAGTCCGTACTGCGCGGCTCGACGGAGATCGCCAAGGACGGCCGTCTCGTGCTGCTGCGGCAGCCCGAGATCGAGGACGGCGACCAGGGCGCGGAGAAGTACGAGCGGTTCGAGAGCGTCATCGCGGAGGTGGAGGTCGAGCAGGACGGGCCCGTCCGTGCCGTCGTCCGTATCGACGGCAAGCACCGCAAGGGCAGCCGGAGTTGGCTGCCCTTCTCGGTCCGGCTCTACTTCTACGCGGGCGCCGAGTCGTTCCGCATGGTGCACACGATCACCTTCGACGGCACCCAGGAGCCGGGGAAGGCCAGCGGTGACTTCATCCGCGGTATCGGCGTCCGGTTCAAGGTGCCGATGCGCGACGCCGCGTACGACCGGCACATCCGTATCGGCGGAGAGGGCACCGGTCTGCTGCGCGAGGCGGTCAAGGGCATCACCGGTCTGCGCCGGGACCCGGGCACGGCCGTGCGGACGGCCCAGTTCGAGGGCAAGAAGCTGCCCGACCCGTCGACCTGGGACCAGCGGGTGACCACCCGCCTCCAGTACATCCCCGAGTGGGGCGACTACACCCTCTCCCAGCTGTCCGCGGACGGCTTCTCGGTCCGCAAGCGCACCAAGAAGGGCCACGGCTGGATCGGCGCGGGCGGCGGCCGGCGGGCGAGCGGCTTCGGGTACGTCGGCGGCGCGAGCGGCGGACTCGCCTTCGGGCTGCGGGACTTCTGGGAGAAGTTCCCGGCCCAGCTCGACATCCGCGACGCCCAGACCGACGAGGCCGAGGTCACCATGTGGCTCTGGTCGCCCGAGGCGCAGCCCATGGACCTGCGCTTCTATCACGACGGCATGGGCCAGGACACGTACCCCGAACAGCTCGAAGGCCTCAACATCACCTACGAGGACTACGAGCCGGAGTTCGGCACGCCCTACGGCATCGCCCGCACCAGCGAACTCCTCTTCTGGGCCCACGAGTCGACGCCGAGCGCCGAGGCGATGGCCGAACAGGTGGAGGCCGTCCGCACCCCGGCGCAGCTCGCCGCCCCGCCCCAGCACCTCATCAAGGCGGGCGTGTTCGGGAAGCTGTTCTCCGAGCCGGACCGCTCCACCGCCGCCAAGGCGAAGATCGAGGACCACCTCGACTTCCTCTTCACCTATTACAAGGACCAGGTGGAGATGCGCCGTTGGTACGGCTTCTGGGACTACGGCGACATCATGCACAGCTACGACCCCAGCCGCCACCAGTGGTGCTACGACGTCGGCGGCTACGCCTGGGACAACTCCGAACTCTCGCCCGACCTGTGGCTGTGGTTCGCGTACATGCGCTCCGGGCGCGCGGACATCTTCCGCTTCGCGGAGGCCATGACCCGCCACACCGGCGAGGTCGATGTCTACCACCTCGGCAAGTGGGCGGGCCTCGGCACCCGCCACGGCGTCCAGCACTACGCGGACAGCGCCAAGCAGCAGCGCATCGCCAACACCACCTACCGGCGCTACTACTACTTCCTCACGGCGGACGAGCGCGTCGGCGACCTGATGCACGCCAACGTCGACTCCGACGAGACGTTCCTCGTCCTCGACCCCATCCGCAAGATCCGCACCGAGCCGTACGAGCCGGACCGCAACGCGCTCTCGATCGGCTTCGGCACCGACTGGAGCGGTCTGGTCTCCGCCTGGCTCACCGAGTGGGAGCGGCGCGGGCCCAAGTGGGAGAAGGCGAAGGCGCGGGTCCTGTCGACGATGGAGACCATCGCCGCCCAGCCCAACGGGTTCGTCCAGGGCAGCGCCCTGTACGACCTGGACACCGGGAAGTTCGCCGTCGCCGACAAGGCCGTGGTCGGGGTCTCGCATCTCTCGGCGATGTTCGGTCTGGTCGAGCTGAACGCCGAACTCCTCGACCAGATCGACATGCCGAAGTTCAAGGAGGCGTGGCTCGACTACTGCCGCTACTTCAACGCCACCAAGGCCGAGCAGAAGGCCCGCTACGGCTCCGACTTCGGCTCCCTGCTGCTCTTCCAGGGGCACGCGCGGCAGGACGCGTACGCCGCCGTCCAGTTGGGCGACGACGCGCTCGCCGCGCGGGCGTGGCGGCAGTTCTACAACAGTGCCGACACGTGGGACTACAAGGAGTCGACGGACTGGTCCACGAAGGAGGTCGACGGGCCGACCGGCTTGGTTTCGGGACGTGAGGCGTCGTGGGTCTCGACCAACACGACGGCGTTGTACGGGTTGGCGGCTATTCAGAATCTGGCGTTGGTGGGCGACAAGATGCCGTGACGTTCCACTGGGGACGCGGGGTTGTCTGCGGGTTCGTTGTGGCTGAGCGCGCAGTTCCCCGCGCCCCTGAGGGACGCCCCCCTGACGGGGCGCGTCCCTCAGTGCATTCTGCCCAGTACCTCTCGGACTCGGCGGGCGTCTCGGAGCCGTTGTTCGTATGTTGCGCCCAGGGCGAGGAGCAGGAGGCCGGCCAGGGCCGGGGGTGCCCAGCGCGGTACGGCGCCCATGGCCTGGGCGATGTACGGGGCCAGTTCGTGGAGGGCGACCAGGGCGAGGGTGCCGCCGCCGAGGACGAGCAGGGCCTGGAGGCGTTGCCGGGCGCCGACGAGGGTGACCAGGAGAGCAGCCGTGCCGAGGAGCAGCGGGCGCAGCCAGTCGAGGTCGCCCCATGCCGCCAGAAGGCTCGGCAGCAGGGTCACCGACAGACCGGGCCCGTACGCCGTCCAGGACGAGGTCCCCGGGTCCCGCCTCCGGCGGACGAACCCGACGACCAGCGCCGGTACGGTCACCGGCAGGGTGTACGCCTCGGGCGAGCCGACCTCCCAGGAAGCCAGCCGGACCCAGGTGGCCAGTACGAACAGGGTTGCCGCCACATAGCCGAGCCGCCTGCGGTCCGGCCGGACCGCGGTGCCCGCGGCGATCACGCCGCACAGGGCCAGCACGAGGGCGAGCACGGGCGGTTCCAGGGCCGCGAGGTCGATCGCCAACAGGGCGGCGACGGCTCCCGTGATCTCGACGGCCAGTGTCGGCGTCGCGTCCTTGAGCCGGGCCGCGAGGAGCGCGGCCGTGGCCGGCACCACCAGCACGAGCAGCGCGATGTGGTGCGGCTGCCAGTCCAGCGACGCGCCTGTGGCACAGGCCAGCGCGGCGGCGTACGCGAGGGACGCGGCGGCCGAGACGGCCCGGATCTCGTGCTTCTGCCACACGGCTGCCGCCGCGAAGAGGGCGGTCAGGCTTCCGAGGACGGCGAGCGTGGCGGCCTCGGCGGCGAGGGACAGCGCGACGAGGTGGAGAGAGGTGAGGAGCGCCAGGCCGAGGGTGGTCAGGGTGATGGGGGAGGGGCGGGTGTTGGCCGGGCTTGAGGCCGATGCCGGGGGCTCTGTCGGGCTTGTGGGGCCGTCGTCGGTCGGGTGTGCATGACGGCTGTACGCCGCTGCCGTCAAGGTGGCGGCAGTGGTTACGCCCAGCATCAACAGGCCTGCCGGGTAAGGGAGTTCGAGAGTGGCGGGCAGGACGAGGACAGAGGCCCAGGCCAGACCGAGCGCACCGCTCAGGGCGACGGACCGGTGCGGCCCGCCCCGGAACGTCAGGACCAGGACCGCCGCGACCGCGGCCAGCACCAGTGGAGCCGTCTCCGTGTTCGACGGCCAGGGCATGGAGACCGTCACCGCGTCCCGGGCGTCGGAAGGCGCACCGGACCACACGTTTTCCGCCCAGCCGGCCGGGCCCACGAGGACCACGGTGACGAGGGGCAGGGTCCATGCCACGGCGAGGGCCTGCACGCCCGCGGAGGACCACGGCAGGCCACGGCGTACGGACTCCGGCAGCCAGGTGCCGCGTACGGCCAACAACGCGATGCCGCACAGCAGATAGCCCGGAACCGTCCAGGCGTCGGGCAGCACCGAGCGGAGCACGCCGCCCGCCGCGGCGACGGTGATCAGGCCGCCGGTCGACGCGAGACCGGGGGCGGCCTGCGCGGCGGGAGCACGCCACGCGGCCCCCAGCGCGATCGCCGCGGCGAGGGCGAGGAGCGCCGCCGCACGGGCGGCGGCGCTCGGACCGGTGGCCTCCCACGAGAGCCAGCCGGCCGCCAGAAGGCCCCAGGCGCCCGTCCCGTACGCGCCGACGGCGGCGACGACACGTACGGAGCGCACGGACACCGAGAGGGCCACGACCGTGTCGAACGCTGCCGTCACCAGCAGCGCCGCCGTGATCGCGTGATGACCCGCACCGGCTGCCACGACCCAGAGCAGCAGCGGGAGTTGGGCCGTCGCCATCGCCGCCGGGAGCGGCAGACGCAGGGCGCCGAGCGAGCGTCCGTACGCCGCCCACAGCACGGCCAGGAGCGCCGTCGCGGCGGCCGCGTACCCGGTGCCGTCCACCTTCGGGAGGGCGACCTGGTGCAGGGCGTAGGCGTCGAGCACCGTCAGCACCAGGCCGAGGCCCGCCACCGACTCGGCCGTCGAGCGGAGCCCGCGCTTCAGCAGCGGCACGGGTGCGGCGAGCGCGGCGAAGGTGACCGCGCCCAGGACCACCGCCCGGCCCGCGATGCCCAACTGCCCCCAGCTGACCAGCGTGAACGCGATCGCCGCGACGGTCAGCAGGACGCCGCCGAGCACGAGCAGCACGTTCTGCACGCTGGGAGCCGTGGCCTCGGGCCGCCGGGAGCGGGGTGCGGGCGCCGACCAGATGGCCGGCGTTTGGGCCGGGCCCCAGGCCGGTGCCGGTGTCTTGGCCGACCGGAGCACACCGAGCAGCCAGGACCGACGGGCCAGCAGTTGGGCCCTGCGCGCGTCCAGTTGCCGCAGCTCGTGGTCGAGGATCCGCAACTCCTCGGCCGGTGGCGGAATGTTCGTCATGCTTCGGAGTGTGGTCCGGGTCACGCCGTGCGGCATGAGCGCACGTACTCAGGTCGTACTCAGATCCGGACACCCCGGGGCGCGGACGTGCCGGTTCTGCCCGGACCGGGCCGCGGACCGGCAGACTCGGACCATGAAGCGCATGGACTGGACGCATTACCGCTTCCGCAGCCTGTGGAGGCTCGCCGCCCCGCGTGGCGAGGTCTACGAGGCGCTGGCCGACGCCGAACGCTATCCGCGCTGGTGGCCCCAGGTGCGCGAGGTGACACCCCTCGACGCGATCAGTGGCGTCGTCCGCATCCGCTCGGTGCTGCCGTACGACCTGGTGTTCACGGGGCGCGAGGTGCGCCGTGACCCGGCGGCCGGGGTCCTGGAGATCGCGATGACCGGCGACGTGGACGGCTGGGCGCGGTGGACCCTCGCCACCGACGGGACCGGCACCCGCGCCCGCTACGACCAGGAGGTCCGGGTGACCAAGCCGCTGCTGAGGCGGCTCGCCGTGCCCGGACGGCCCGCGTTCCGCGCCAACCACGCGCTGATGATGCGGGCCGGGCGGAAGGGGCTGGTCGCGTACCTCCGGGGCACCCCTTCGCGCGAACCGTGAAGCGGTTTGAAGGAAACGCGAGGAGACCTGTATTGTTCAGTGCGTTCCCGGGCGATTAGCTCAGTGGGAGAGCGCTTCGTTCACACCGAAGAGGTCACTGGTTCGAACCCAGTATCGCCCACCGGGAAAGGCCGGTCCGTCACAGACGGACCGGCTTTTTTGTGTCGCTGCCGACGGGATGCGGCTCAGGCCGCCGCCGACAGTTCGGGGCGCAGCGGCCACGCCGGATCGACCGCCTCCTCCGTGCCGCTGCGCGCGAACCACGCCTGGAGACCGCGCGCCTGGGCCGCGTGCCAGACGGCCTGCAGCGTGTGCAGCTCGGCCGCCGAGAGCCGCTCCAGCCGTGTCGCGAAACGGCGCCCGACCGCCCGTACGACCTCCAGTGAGGCCAGTGCGTCGGCCGCCGCGTCATGCGCTCCCGTCAGCTCCACGCCGTAGTGCGCGCAGAGGTCCGTGAGCGTGCGGCGGCCCTTGCGGTAGCGGTCCAGGTGTTTGTCGAGGA contains:
- a CDS encoding carbohydrate ABC transporter permease: MGTAVTTLIKDSPPDTPQARPGPPAAVKRRGRRENLAGYLFMSPWIAGFLLLTAGPMAASLYFAFTDYNLFDSPKWIGLDNFTKMLDDPRWQKSVEVTAKYVVIGTPLKLLLALGVALLLAQSRRGQAFYRAAFYAPSLIGASVSVGFVWRALFSDDAVVDRTQSFFGWDVGGWVGNPDWVLYSLVALTVWQFGAPMVIFLAGLKQVPKELYEAAEVDGAGPFKRFWSITLPMISPVLFFNVLLETIHSFQIFGSAYVVSNATCGPADSTLVYTCYLYQKGFKEAQMGFASAMAWMLLLAVALVTAVLFWSQKRWVHYEEASR
- a CDS encoding ABC transporter substrate-binding protein; the protein is MERTATSRGGPTVGENGSVERRTVLKAAGASLATLGLATTTACGGDSGGSGDGTVEIRFAWWGAEERAKRINQTIALFEKKYPKIKVKTDFQDYVAFWEKFQTQAAGGNPPDVFQNAVAYLRKYDKRSVLLDLKSQVDAGNLSLKNFRAGVEKVGEVDGKLLGIPVGSNTMSLVLDEKVFEKAGIKPEEGWTWDEYFAALKKIHDSQKVAGDTGYFGIMYLYDLYLRQNGKAFFTEDGLGFDEADLTEWWQDGYNRVKAGIITDPKKVEQNKPKSSLASGDAASEFTWDNFTVRYATEGDSTYGLAPIPTTDGKQTGQYLSSLMLSGSARTKHPKEVAQFIDFMVHDPEVGKIMGYDRGILATTEQFDAYKPTDAPNQAIAKYEEDVAAAGVLGTITPHPAGADTVEAAFLRIAGDLSQGKTKVSDAVKQFFSEAETALAA
- a CDS encoding SRPBCC family protein translates to MDWTHYRFRSLWRLAAPRGEVYEALADAERYPRWWPQVREVTPLDAISGVVRIRSVLPYDLVFTGREVRRDPAAGVLEIAMTGDVDGWARWTLATDGTGTRARYDQEVRVTKPLLRRLAVPGRPAFRANHALMMRAGRKGLVAYLRGTPSREP
- a CDS encoding exo-rhamnogalacturonan lyase family protein, with the translated sequence MSPIPRRSLLKAAAVAGAAAQFSWALGAQEAQAAPRAEAADADPVTLDWLEDGGLGAAPGSTVGVPWPKGAYEKEQTFALTDGDGKEVPVQSWPIGYWPDGSLKWTAHAVGPGAGSGRLTLAAGSPAAPAKKVTVDKRGGSIDVSTGVITARIGKSGSTLVKSVLRGSTEIAKDGRLVLLRQPEIEDGDQGAEKYERFESVIAEVEVEQDGPVRAVVRIDGKHRKGSRSWLPFSVRLYFYAGAESFRMVHTITFDGTQEPGKASGDFIRGIGVRFKVPMRDAAYDRHIRIGGEGTGLLREAVKGITGLRRDPGTAVRTAQFEGKKLPDPSTWDQRVTTRLQYIPEWGDYTLSQLSADGFSVRKRTKKGHGWIGAGGGRRASGFGYVGGASGGLAFGLRDFWEKFPAQLDIRDAQTDEAEVTMWLWSPEAQPMDLRFYHDGMGQDTYPEQLEGLNITYEDYEPEFGTPYGIARTSELLFWAHESTPSAEAMAEQVEAVRTPAQLAAPPQHLIKAGVFGKLFSEPDRSTAAKAKIEDHLDFLFTYYKDQVEMRRWYGFWDYGDIMHSYDPSRHQWCYDVGGYAWDNSELSPDLWLWFAYMRSGRADIFRFAEAMTRHTGEVDVYHLGKWAGLGTRHGVQHYADSAKQQRIANTTYRRYYYFLTADERVGDLMHANVDSDETFLVLDPIRKIRTEPYEPDRNALSIGFGTDWSGLVSAWLTEWERRGPKWEKAKARVLSTMETIAAQPNGFVQGSALYDLDTGKFAVADKAVVGVSHLSAMFGLVELNAELLDQIDMPKFKEAWLDYCRYFNATKAEQKARYGSDFGSLLLFQGHARQDAYAAVQLGDDALAARAWRQFYNSADTWDYKESTDWSTKEVDGPTGLVSGREASWVSTNTTALYGLAAIQNLALVGDKMP
- a CDS encoding SCO7613 C-terminal domain-containing membrane protein, translated to MPHGVTRTTLRSMTNIPPPAEELRILDHELRQLDARRAQLLARRSWLLGVLRSAKTPAPAWGPAQTPAIWSAPAPRSRRPEATAPSVQNVLLVLGGVLLTVAAIAFTLVSWGQLGIAGRAVVLGAVTFAALAAPVPLLKRGLRSTAESVAGLGLVLTVLDAYALHQVALPKVDGTGYAAAATALLAVLWAAYGRSLGALRLPLPAAMATAQLPLLLWVVAAGAGHHAITAALLVTAAFDTVVALSVSVRSVRVVAAVGAYGTGAWGLLAAGWLSWEATGPSAAARAAALLALAAAIALGAAWRAPAAQAAPGLASTGGLITVAAAGGVLRSVLPDAWTVPGYLLCGIALLAVRGTWLPESVRRGLPWSSAGVQALAVAWTLPLVTVVLVGPAGWAENVWSGAPSDARDAVTVSMPWPSNTETAPLVLAAVAAVLVLTFRGGPHRSVALSGALGLAWASVLVLPATLELPYPAGLLMLGVTTAATLTAAAYSRHAHPTDDGPTSPTEPPASASSPANTRPSPITLTTLGLALLTSLHLVALSLAAEAATLAVLGSLTALFAAAAVWQKHEIRAVSAAASLAYAAALACATGASLDWQPHHIALLVLVVPATAALLAARLKDATPTLAVEITGAVAALLAIDLAALEPPVLALVLALCGVIAAGTAVRPDRRRLGYVAATLFVLATWVRLASWEVGSPEAYTLPVTVPALVVGFVRRRRDPGTSSWTAYGPGLSVTLLPSLLAAWGDLDWLRPLLLGTAALLVTLVGARQRLQALLVLGGGTLALVALHELAPYIAQAMGAVPRWAPPALAGLLLLALGATYEQRLRDARRVREVLGRMH
- a CDS encoding carbohydrate ABC transporter permease — its product is MSTTTTPTTTPTAPRRSLDLGRRRTGSLAWHLGALLVLAVVLYPVIWVLGASFKPSREIIGSLQLFPTSPILQNFKGLADGIADISIATFFENSLFYALGSVVGILISCSLTAYAFARIRFAGRNVMFSLMIGTLLLPYHVLLIPQYVMFQKMELINTYVPLLIGKYLATEAFFVFLMVQFMRNLPKELDEAARLDGCGHLRIYWSIVLPLCRPALITSAIFTFINAWNDFMGPLIYLNEPGKYTVSLGMMMFRDQEGVANYGGMIAMSLVALLPVLAFFLAFQRYLIDGMATSGLKG